One genomic window of Candidatus Abyssobacteria bacterium SURF_5 includes the following:
- a CDS encoding HAD family phosphatase encodes MSAETRKAGSRKVDAVIFDLDGLILDTERIAKRFWLMAFKEFGVVLTDEQYLGIVGRNVRDSNMVLRNLLGDDFPVEECRARMRETYYEDIARNGLPVKPGVHELVDFLKMKSLRYAVATSTARDITMRKLELTNLVSSFETVVAGDEVSHGKPHPEIFLKAAALLDAQPRAVVVLEDSFSGIRAAKAAGMIPIMVPDLAQPTEEIQSLAYAVVSTLSEAKEIIEEILGRTTKDYSHGPNT; translated from the coding sequence ATGTCCGCGGAAACAAGAAAAGCTGGCAGTCGAAAAGTTGATGCTGTGATCTTCGATTTGGATGGCCTTATTCTCGACACCGAGCGAATCGCGAAGCGGTTTTGGTTGATGGCTTTCAAGGAGTTCGGCGTCGTTCTGACTGATGAGCAATATCTTGGAATAGTCGGACGAAATGTGCGGGATTCAAATATGGTCCTTAGAAATCTGCTCGGAGATGATTTTCCAGTAGAAGAATGCAGGGCCCGAATGAGGGAGACCTATTATGAGGATATCGCTCGAAATGGATTGCCTGTGAAGCCGGGAGTTCATGAGTTGGTGGATTTTCTGAAAATGAAGTCGTTAAGATATGCAGTTGCGACCTCAACCGCGCGTGATATCACCATGAGAAAACTGGAGCTGACTAACCTTGTTTCGAGCTTCGAGACAGTCGTTGCCGGAGACGAAGTCTCACATGGAAAACCTCATCCCGAAATTTTCCTGAAAGCAGCAGCATTGCTCGATGCTCAGCCGCGAGCAGTCGTCGTCCTGGAGGATTCCTTTTCCGGCATCCGCGCCGCTAAAGCGGCGGGAATGATACCGATCATGGTACCGGACCTCGCCCAACCGACCGAGGAGATACAGTCGCTTGCATATGCGGTAGTCTCTACACTTAGCGAGGCCAAAGAGATAATTGAAGAGATCCTCGGCCGCACCACCAAAGACTATTCTCATGGCCCCAATACCTGA
- a CDS encoding threonine ammonia-lyase, whose translation MTISSTSVREALQRIQSTIYRTPLMETSSISSMTGLHVRLKPENLQKTGSFKIRGASNKMLLLDGEQKRKGVIAASAGNHAQGVAYAAQQAGIDATIVMPKATSLAKVEGMRRYPATLILEGQGFYEAAEYAKSVQHETGATFIPAFDDHDVMAGQGTIGLEIIEEWPDVDTVIVAIGGGGLISGIATAIKEKKPSVKIVGVQAAGAASVKAALEQGKPVKISSCRTLADGIAVKQIGELTFPIIQRLVDEVVTVEEDEIAAAVLHLLERCKMVVEGAGAVPVAALLFHSGIAKGRNVVPVLSGGNIDVNMLGKIIDGGLAKAGRFMTIEVSLDDVPGALHALLSHVARLEANVLTIEHDRTSSKAPFGKTGVTLHLETRGLEHIEEITRELKNHYPIETRR comes from the coding sequence ATGACGATATCATCGACGTCCGTGCGGGAAGCGCTTCAACGCATCCAGAGTACCATCTACCGAACGCCTCTGATGGAAACAAGCTCGATCAGCTCGATGACCGGACTGCATGTGCGCCTCAAACCGGAGAACCTCCAGAAGACCGGCTCGTTCAAAATCCGGGGCGCAAGCAATAAGATGTTGCTGCTCGACGGCGAGCAGAAACGCAAAGGAGTCATCGCCGCCTCAGCGGGCAATCATGCGCAAGGCGTCGCGTATGCAGCCCAGCAGGCCGGTATCGACGCCACAATTGTCATGCCGAAAGCGACTTCGCTCGCCAAAGTCGAAGGGATGCGCCGCTATCCGGCCACCCTGATTCTTGAAGGGCAAGGTTTTTATGAAGCCGCCGAGTATGCGAAATCGGTTCAGCATGAAACCGGCGCCACGTTCATTCCTGCGTTCGACGATCACGATGTGATGGCAGGGCAGGGAACCATCGGCCTCGAAATCATCGAGGAATGGCCGGACGTGGACACCGTAATAGTGGCAATCGGCGGCGGCGGCCTCATATCCGGCATCGCCACCGCCATAAAAGAGAAGAAGCCATCGGTAAAGATTGTCGGTGTCCAGGCTGCCGGCGCCGCCTCGGTGAAAGCGGCTCTTGAGCAGGGGAAGCCGGTAAAGATCTCCTCCTGCCGCACTCTTGCAGACGGCATCGCCGTAAAACAGATCGGCGAGTTGACGTTTCCGATTATCCAGCGCCTAGTCGATGAGGTAGTTACCGTCGAAGAAGACGAGATCGCCGCCGCTGTCCTTCACCTCCTGGAACGCTGCAAGATGGTCGTCGAGGGCGCAGGCGCCGTGCCGGTGGCGGCCCTCCTTTTTCATTCCGGCATCGCGAAAGGCCGGAATGTGGTTCCCGTTCTCAGCGGGGGCAACATCGATGTGAATATGCTCGGCAAGATAATAGATGGCGGGCTTGCCAAGGCGGGCCGCTTCATGACGATCGAGGTCAGTCTCGACGATGTCCCCGGCGCTCTTCACGCGCTGCTGAGCCACGTCGCCAGGCTCGAGGCGAACGTATTGACGATCGAGCATGATCGCACGTCTTCAAAGGCTCCATTCGGGAAAACGGGAGTCACGCTGCATCTCGAGACCCGCGGACTCGAGCATATTGAAGAGATCACGCGAGAGCTAAAGAATCATTACCCGATCGAAACACGCCGGTAA
- a CDS encoding TIGR02757 family protein: MKLPLLKKKLDGLQSTYNKEYLSSDPIWFVHRYRDPVDREVVGLICSSLAYGNVKMIQRNLERLLAILGTRPARYVRGFSPIDRSSFSGFTHRFNTADDIVLLLWYIQQMLEIGGSIGGFFNAGCRNGQDIRQSLSHFVERVLTLDCSPVHPDGILPDGAGVRFFFPSPAGGSACKRLNLYLRWMVRRDDGIDFGLWQFISPANLIIPLDTHVARICRLIGLTRRTCAGWPMAAEITENLKRLDPHDPVKYDFAISRLGILAECPKNPVAEKCFTCKIKSVCTNNGVVT; the protein is encoded by the coding sequence ATGAAGCTTCCTCTTCTCAAAAAGAAATTGGATGGCTTGCAGAGCACCTATAATAAGGAATATCTTTCCTCCGATCCGATCTGGTTCGTTCATCGGTACCGCGATCCTGTCGATCGGGAAGTGGTTGGCCTGATCTGCAGTTCATTGGCCTATGGGAACGTGAAGATGATTCAACGCAATCTCGAGCGCCTTCTGGCAATACTTGGGACGAGGCCCGCCCGCTATGTGCGCGGCTTCAGCCCCATTGACCGCTCCAGCTTCTCCGGTTTTACTCACAGATTTAATACGGCGGATGACATCGTTCTTCTTCTGTGGTATATCCAGCAAATGCTCGAGATCGGTGGCTCGATCGGCGGGTTCTTCAATGCCGGCTGTCGAAACGGCCAAGACATCCGGCAGTCGCTTTCACATTTTGTCGAGCGGGTGCTCACGCTCGATTGTTCGCCGGTTCATCCCGACGGTATCTTGCCCGACGGTGCGGGAGTCCGCTTCTTTTTTCCTTCGCCTGCCGGCGGCAGCGCCTGCAAACGGCTGAACCTGTACCTTCGCTGGATGGTCCGGCGGGATGACGGCATCGACTTCGGCTTGTGGCAATTCATTTCGCCCGCAAACCTCATCATTCCGCTCGACACGCACGTCGCCCGAATCTGCAGGTTGATCGGACTGACCAGGCGCACGTGCGCCGGCTGGCCGATGGCGGCAGAGATAACGGAAAATCTGAAGCGACTCGATCCGCACGATCCGGTTAAATACGACTTCGCCATCAGTCGGTTGGGCATCCTCGCCGAATGCCCGAAAAACCCGGTAGCGGAAAAATGCTTTACCTGCAAAATCAAGAGCGTGTGCACGAACAACGGCGTCGTCACTTGA
- a CDS encoding 4Fe-4S dicluster domain-containing protein: protein MRTMNETNVYQELAERIMMGHSDDVKQLFRMVADEEEARLLLALPATPSELAEATGRPQDEVQKSLDALFQRGLAIVSSGSGKYRMCRDVIQFHDATALWPKASKEFLDLWKKWTEKEWASTAKMFEGFLSHPPQRIVPVDAAIEDRTAILHYENVKEIIEAARRIAVTRCACRVVDGKCRKPLEVCVQINRGADYAIARGTGREIEKAEALEIMRTAEEAGLVHVTMNSEHTDHYICNCCPDCCIGLQALLSKEGAKFVSPSRFQAVVDEESCIGCESCIDRCYFGALTLEEKGGETKAAVDSEKCAGCGLCAVVCPSDAIRFHEVRPPDFIPAS, encoded by the coding sequence ATGAGGACGATGAATGAGACAAACGTGTATCAGGAACTTGCCGAAAGAATCATGATGGGTCATTCCGACGACGTCAAGCAACTGTTCAGGATGGTCGCCGACGAAGAGGAGGCAAGACTGCTGCTGGCGTTGCCGGCGACGCCGTCCGAACTAGCCGAGGCCACAGGCCGGCCACAGGATGAAGTGCAGAAGTCTCTGGACGCGCTGTTTCAGCGGGGACTGGCGATCGTGTCGAGCGGCTCGGGCAAATATCGGATGTGCAGGGACGTAATCCAATTTCATGATGCCACCGCGCTGTGGCCGAAAGCGTCGAAGGAATTTCTCGACTTATGGAAAAAGTGGACGGAAAAGGAATGGGCGTCGACCGCCAAGATGTTCGAAGGATTTCTTTCGCATCCTCCGCAGAGGATCGTGCCCGTTGACGCCGCAATCGAAGACAGGACCGCGATTCTGCATTATGAGAATGTTAAGGAGATCATCGAGGCGGCCCGAAGAATCGCGGTGACCAGGTGCGCGTGCCGCGTGGTCGACGGCAAATGCCGGAAGCCGCTCGAGGTGTGCGTTCAGATAAACCGGGGCGCCGACTACGCGATTGCCCGGGGAACGGGAAGAGAGATCGAAAAGGCCGAGGCTTTGGAGATCATGCGAACGGCCGAGGAGGCCGGCCTCGTCCATGTGACGATGAACAGCGAGCACACCGACCACTATATATGCAATTGCTGTCCGGACTGCTGCATCGGACTGCAGGCGCTCCTCTCGAAAGAGGGCGCGAAATTCGTCTCGCCGTCAAGATTCCAGGCGGTCGTCGATGAGGAATCGTGTATCGGCTGCGAATCCTGCATCGACCGCTGTTATTTCGGCGCCCTCACGCTGGAGGAGAAGGGGGGCGAGACAAAGGCGGCCGTGGACAGCGAGAAATGCGCGGGCTGCGGCCTCTGCGCGGTCGTGTGCCCCTCCGACGCAATACGGTTTCACGAGGTCCGCCCGCCCGATTTCATCCCGGCATCTTGA
- a CDS encoding methyltransferase domain-containing protein — MKEEEIRKTVRDRYAGRVKESSGSCCAPAASCCGSASKAEVVSKAIGYTDEDLSSVPEGANLGLGCGNPVALASLKEGDVVLDLGSGAGFDCFLAAKKVGSAGKVIGVDMTPEMLDKARKNAAEDNFGNVEFRLGEIEHLPVADNAVDVIISNCVINLSPNKPQVFSETFRVLKPGGRLMVSDIVLLEELPDFVKESIDAYVGCVAGASLKEDYLQAIRDAGFKDVSVVGEAGFGADLLLGDPTVKAMVDALGASFEDVQKVASAVVSVKVRAEKP, encoded by the coding sequence ATGAAAGAAGAAGAAATTCGAAAAACGGTGCGGGATCGCTATGCAGGAAGAGTGAAAGAAAGTTCCGGTTCCTGCTGTGCGCCCGCCGCCTCGTGCTGCGGAAGCGCGAGCAAGGCCGAAGTTGTGAGCAAGGCGATCGGGTATACAGACGAGGACCTTTCGTCGGTCCCTGAAGGGGCAAATTTGGGTCTCGGCTGCGGGAATCCGGTTGCGCTGGCCTCTCTCAAGGAGGGGGACGTTGTCCTTGATCTCGGTTCGGGCGCGGGATTCGACTGCTTTCTCGCAGCGAAAAAGGTCGGTTCCGCCGGAAAGGTCATTGGAGTGGACATGACTCCGGAGATGCTCGACAAGGCGCGAAAGAACGCAGCAGAAGACAACTTCGGCAACGTCGAGTTCAGGTTGGGCGAGATCGAGCACCTGCCGGTGGCGGACAACGCGGTGGACGTGATTATCTCCAATTGCGTCATCAACCTTTCCCCGAACAAGCCGCAGGTGTTCAGCGAGACCTTCAGGGTGCTCAAGCCCGGCGGCCGCCTGATGGTATCGGACATCGTTCTGCTCGAGGAGCTTCCGGATTTTGTGAAGGAATCGATCGACGCGTACGTCGGGTGTGTGGCGGGCGCCTCGTTGAAGGAGGACTATCTGCAGGCGATACGGGATGCCGGATTCAAGGACGTTTCGGTTGTGGGCGAGGCGGGTTTCGGAGCCGACCTCCTTCTTGGAGACCCCACTGTAAAGGCCATGGTCGATGCGCTGGGCGCCTCATTCGAGGACGTCCAGAAAGTCGCCAGTGCAGTGGTCAGCGTAAAGGTTCGGGCTGAGAAGCCGTAA
- a CDS encoding AbrB/MazE/SpoVT family DNA-binding domain-containing protein: MAQGCCGPQAAERNAACCKVEALIPIDARGQIVLPKDLRERAHIHPGDKLAVVAFENEGSVCCIALVKADSFADTVKGMLGPMMNEIMQE; this comes from the coding sequence CTGGCGCAAGGATGCTGCGGACCCCAGGCGGCAGAACGAAACGCCGCGTGCTGCAAAGTCGAGGCGCTCATCCCGATCGATGCGCGCGGCCAGATCGTGCTTCCGAAAGACTTGCGCGAGCGGGCCCACATACACCCCGGCGACAAGTTGGCTGTGGTCGCTTTCGAAAATGAAGGCTCTGTCTGCTGTATTGCTTTGGTGAAGGCCGACTCATTCGCGGATACGGTGAAAGGTATGCTCGGCCCGATGATGAACGAAATCATGCAGGAATGA
- a CDS encoding class C beta-lactamase-related serine hydrolase yields the protein MIYLSPDFLWNVTKKGRRRNLNEKKNLSALPKILLIAAILMLGLIGFGVSKRENLQRMWNVYTFFDEDKRIENFHRMDRIMPARTIHHAGPAFQFQRNETELNPFYIFNGESKKVDDFLAETITTGLLVVKDDIIVTERYFHGVSKDSLCTSMSVAKSFVSALVGIAIDDGLIAGVEKAITDYVPKLKGSGYEGVPIKHVLQMSSGVKFNEEYDNQSSDINTMFLKIFGLGQPIDDYMAKIRPEFPSGTTSYYRSCDTQALGMLISAVTGKSVSTYLEEKIWSKIGMEHDAFWCTDLSGTELSFAFLNATVRDYARFGRLYLHNGNWNGSQIVSEKWVRESVTPDDPNLQPGPKPESYEISFGNFGYQYQWWIPEHSDGEFMAIGVWGQYIYVSPKDNLVIVKTSVDPHFADNNYEHDEETAAVCRAIAQGLRSGGSAGTI from the coding sequence ATGATATACTTGTCGCCGGATTTTCTTTGGAATGTTACAAAAAAGGGGAGGCGCAGGAACTTGAACGAAAAGAAGAATCTCTCCGCTTTGCCGAAAATTCTTCTCATCGCTGCGATCCTGATGCTTGGCCTCATTGGCTTCGGCGTCTCCAAACGCGAAAACCTTCAGCGCATGTGGAATGTCTACACATTCTTTGACGAGGACAAGCGCATCGAAAACTTCCACCGCATGGATCGGATCATGCCCGCCCGAACGATTCATCATGCGGGGCCGGCATTCCAGTTTCAGCGGAACGAAACGGAGCTGAATCCGTTCTATATATTCAATGGCGAGTCCAAAAAGGTTGATGATTTCCTGGCGGAAACCATCACGACGGGACTCCTGGTGGTGAAGGACGACATCATCGTTACAGAACGATATTTCCATGGTGTTTCCAAAGACTCGCTGTGTACGTCGATGTCGGTGGCGAAATCTTTTGTCTCCGCACTGGTGGGGATCGCCATTGATGATGGCTTGATAGCCGGCGTCGAGAAGGCGATAACGGATTATGTTCCGAAGCTGAAAGGTTCCGGTTATGAGGGAGTGCCGATCAAGCACGTCCTGCAGATGTCGTCCGGCGTAAAATTCAACGAGGAGTACGATAATCAATCTTCCGATATCAACACCATGTTCCTCAAAATCTTCGGGCTGGGACAGCCGATAGACGATTACATGGCGAAGATCAGGCCCGAGTTTCCCTCAGGGACGACCAGCTACTACCGAAGCTGCGACACGCAAGCGCTGGGGATGCTGATTTCGGCGGTGACCGGCAAATCAGTATCGACATACCTCGAAGAAAAAATCTGGAGCAAGATCGGCATGGAACATGACGCCTTCTGGTGCACCGACCTGAGCGGGACCGAGCTTTCGTTCGCCTTCCTGAACGCAACGGTGCGGGATTATGCCAGATTCGGGCGTCTCTATTTGCATAACGGAAACTGGAATGGGAGCCAGATCGTTTCCGAGAAGTGGGTGCGGGAGTCGGTCACGCCGGATGACCCGAACCTGCAGCCGGGGCCGAAGCCGGAAAGTTACGAGATTTCCTTCGGCAATTTCGGCTATCAATACCAGTGGTGGATTCCGGAGCATTCGGACGGCGAATTCATGGCGATCGGCGTGTGGGGTCAATATATCTATGTATCGCCAAAAGATAATCTCGTCATTGTCAAGACCAGCGTGGACCCCCACTTCGCCGACAACAACTATGAGCATGATGAAGAAACTGCGGCCGTTTGCCGGGCAATCGCGCAGGGACTGAGAAGTGGGGGTTCTGCGGGGACGATATGA
- a CDS encoding serine/threonine-protein phosphatase — protein sequence MSPMKKVPPPVFQCREAWGGNKKIEQDIEIGDLRGFLLSRPYNASEGGDLHFLSFCEEENISKIVIADVSGHGDIVSRAASAIKGLLQKYIDELDNSRLLESINRSVRRRLFNGKFVTMVAATYRGINKELIYAYAGHPTLLQYQKAERNWQVLHAPENGGMPLGIIGNAGYFQIETRLNSGDLLLFYTDGLLNVKINSTIQISIEELLSFCRSLNADRLRPREISESLIKQITRSSSAGFTDDVTLLVLEAA from the coding sequence ATGTCGCCCATGAAAAAGGTTCCTCCCCCCGTGTTCCAGTGCCGGGAAGCGTGGGGGGGCAATAAAAAAATAGAACAGGATATCGAAATCGGCGACCTGAGGGGTTTTCTCCTGAGCAGGCCATATAACGCCTCCGAGGGGGGAGACCTCCATTTCCTCTCTTTCTGCGAGGAAGAGAACATTTCGAAAATAGTCATAGCGGACGTCTCCGGACATGGAGATATCGTATCGCGCGCGGCATCGGCGATAAAGGGACTGCTCCAGAAATACATTGACGAACTTGATAACAGCAGGCTCCTGGAATCCATCAATCGATCGGTCCGCCGCAGGCTTTTCAACGGAAAATTCGTTACGATGGTCGCCGCCACCTATCGCGGAATCAATAAGGAACTCATTTATGCATATGCAGGACATCCCACCCTCCTCCAGTACCAGAAGGCAGAGCGGAATTGGCAAGTGCTGCATGCCCCCGAAAACGGGGGGATGCCTCTCGGGATCATCGGCAACGCTGGATACTTTCAGATCGAAACCCGGCTGAATTCGGGCGACCTTCTCCTTTTTTACACGGATGGGCTTCTGAACGTCAAAATCAACTCCACCATCCAGATCTCGATCGAGGAGCTGCTCTCCTTCTGCCGAAGCCTGAACGCCGACCGTCTCCGGCCTCGGGAAATCTCCGAATCGCTCATCAAACAGATAACCCGCTCTTCCTCGGCCGGATTCACCGACGACGTAACGCTTCTTGTTCTCGAAGCGGCCTGA
- a CDS encoding alpha/beta hydrolase, with the protein MSVCKEVAMRISANGIKMNYELSGSGGWIVLIHGFSDNLNMWYNQAPEFSKRYRVLTYDVRGFGRTEAGKQPYSMSLFADDLYELLRALQIESACVLGYSMGGRIALEFALKHPEMTEGLIFANSGIGAAPSPDMEERRSMMAGILQQGDNDLISEIMTSASFSPDFGQRNPPAFQRYKSVKLQNNPSEYYAIMQAIVGAIDSPVELNRLRCPVLIIAGEHDGLMDVSVAESMNKAIEKAELHLLPTGHAAAIEAPTQFNRIVLDFLAKIRGGTKE; encoded by the coding sequence ATGTCAGTCTGCAAGGAGGTCGCGATGAGGATATCCGCCAATGGAATCAAAATGAATTACGAGTTGTCCGGTTCAGGCGGTTGGATCGTCCTGATTCACGGGTTCAGCGACAATCTTAACATGTGGTACAACCAGGCGCCGGAATTCTCGAAGCGATACCGCGTTCTCACGTACGATGTCAGGGGATTCGGCCGAACTGAAGCAGGGAAGCAGCCGTACTCGATGAGTCTCTTTGCGGACGATCTGTATGAGTTGCTCCGCGCCCTTCAGATCGAATCCGCGTGCGTGCTGGGGTATTCGATGGGCGGGCGCATCGCGCTGGAATTCGCGCTGAAGCACCCGGAGATGACCGAGGGCCTGATATTCGCCAACAGCGGCATTGGCGCGGCGCCGAGTCCCGACATGGAAGAACGGCGAAGCATGATGGCCGGGATTCTCCAGCAGGGCGACAACGATCTCATTTCCGAGATCATGACAAGCGCCTCTTTCTCGCCGGATTTTGGACAGAGGAACCCGCCGGCGTTTCAGAGATACAAGAGCGTAAAACTGCAGAACAATCCATCGGAATATTACGCGATCATGCAGGCGATTGTCGGCGCGATTGACAGCCCCGTCGAATTGAACCGGCTCAGGTGTCCGGTGCTGATTATCGCGGGCGAGCATGACGGATTGATGGACGTGAGTGTTGCGGAATCGATGAACAAAGCCATCGAGAAAGCGGAACTGCATCTGTTGCCCACCGGCCACGCGGCCGCAATCGAGGCGCCGACGCAATTTAACCGGATAGTGCTCGATTTTCTCGCGAAAATTCGCGGTGGAACAAAAGAGTAG